The Zestosphaera sp. genome includes a window with the following:
- a CDS encoding S16 family serine protease: MIGVRGLRCLGTTLLIFIVVLTPTSLLLSGLCSCVVREANLHLLAVSSSGGSYTGVTTLLKVSLIPGDGSVYLSIDPLSELDMQSSLKVASLVAGFVSGVDLSNYSVLVKIQSDTPIVGGPSAGAALTAVLTALLTNTPLSNSTVVTGMIMPDTLIGPVGGIPEKLEAAASVGAKLMIIPAGQRMSTSLKTGTSVDVVERGKKFGVTVVEASTIYDVLNYFGIPVGLPVVDNVNLSANVLKTFKTVAEEYMSEYGELYSNVSDAVSVYGRRLANSFVLSDVRGFLSNSASEAKRGEEMYGVGNYYAAASDYFGALVYVWTAKLLVDMVVRDVNWPDVLELVGGEVSNATGYFNRLMSSIEASRLDISRLGVLVEIASRVYESNYSLTQLRALRGATVNAVYQAAYTYMRARSVFGWGLIYDVLGECGVSIPVESLESGTQALLSFSRASITYLQSLAGSVSGVSELFSYLNSAETLLSRGGLGNVLMSLGLAFKASSYAAVETHLSFESNVTSLISRLTNAARGYVGLAKSLGVEPVVSLIYLERGSSLAGVDDESAANFLDQAILNTIWFLILAKAGKAEVTHSNTPNATPTVTPTSKGSDGGAGDTDASEWVYLVAVAAVSAISGALLGYLSGSRRKASASEMW, encoded by the coding sequence GTGATTGGGGTGCGGGGTCTACGCTGCCTCGGTACGACGCTATTGATATTCATCGTTGTGCTGACCCCAACCTCGCTCTTGCTGAGCGGGTTGTGCAGTTGCGTTGTTAGGGAGGCGAATCTCCACCTCCTAGCGGTAAGTAGTTCGGGAGGTTCCTACACCGGTGTGACGACGTTGCTGAAGGTCTCGCTCATCCCAGGCGATGGGTCTGTGTACCTGTCCATCGACCCTCTGTCCGAGCTGGATATGCAGTCCTCCCTGAAGGTCGCGTCCCTTGTAGCGGGATTTGTTTCAGGTGTTGACCTCAGCAACTATTCCGTGCTTGTGAAGATTCAGTCCGACACCCCCATAGTAGGGGGGCCCTCAGCGGGCGCGGCCTTGACGGCCGTTCTCACAGCCCTCCTCACGAACACGCCGCTAAGCAATTCAACTGTTGTCACGGGAATGATAATGCCTGACACTCTGATAGGCCCTGTGGGCGGGATTCCAGAGAAGCTTGAGGCCGCGGCCTCCGTCGGTGCTAAGCTGATGATCATACCTGCAGGTCAGAGGATGTCGACAAGTCTTAAAACCGGCACCTCGGTTGACGTGGTTGAGAGGGGTAAGAAGTTCGGGGTCACGGTCGTCGAGGCTTCCACAATATACGACGTGCTTAACTACTTCGGAATTCCAGTAGGTCTTCCGGTAGTTGATAATGTTAATTTAAGCGCTAATGTGCTTAAGACCTTCAAGACCGTTGCTGAGGAGTACATGTCTGAGTATGGGGAATTGTACTCAAACGTCAGTGATGCTGTTAGTGTGTACGGCAGGAGGTTGGCGAACTCCTTCGTCCTCAGCGACGTTAGGGGGTTTCTAAGCAACTCCGCCTCAGAGGCTAAGAGGGGTGAGGAGATGTATGGTGTTGGCAACTACTATGCGGCTGCCTCCGACTACTTTGGCGCGCTCGTTTATGTGTGGACCGCTAAGCTTCTGGTGGATATGGTTGTCCGTGACGTGAATTGGCCTGATGTTCTGGAGCTAGTAGGCGGCGAGGTTAGTAACGCAACGGGTTACTTTAACAGGTTGATGTCGTCCATTGAGGCCTCCCGCCTCGACATATCCAGGCTTGGTGTGTTGGTGGAGATCGCTAGCCGGGTCTACGAATCGAACTATTCGCTGACCCAACTACGCGCTCTTCGGGGAGCTACAGTTAATGCCGTGTACCAGGCCGCCTACACGTACATGAGGGCTAGATCCGTCTTTGGGTGGGGTCTAATCTACGACGTTCTCGGAGAGTGCGGTGTCAGCATCCCTGTCGAGTCTTTAGAGTCGGGGACTCAGGCGCTGCTCAGCTTCTCCCGTGCTTCGATTACATACCTGCAGTCCCTCGCGGGCTCGGTATCAGGTGTTAGCGAGTTATTTAGCTACTTAAACAGTGCTGAGACCCTCCTCTCTAGAGGCGGTTTGGGGAATGTACTGATGTCCTTAGGGCTTGCGTTCAAGGCCTCCTCCTATGCGGCTGTGGAGACCCACCTAAGCTTTGAATCCAACGTAACCTCACTTATTTCAAGACTCACCAACGCTGCCCGAGGGTATGTGGGTCTGGCTAAGAGCCTCGGCGTCGAGCCTGTCGTATCGCTGATCTACCTTGAAAGGGGCTCCTCGCTGGCGGGAGTCGACGATGAGAGTGCCGCAAACTTTCTGGATCAGGCTATCTTGAATACCATATGGTTCTTAATCCTCGCTAAGGCCGGTAAAGCTGAGGTAACTCACAGCAACACCCCCAACGCCACTCCCACCGTGACCCCTACTAGTAAGGGCAGTGACGGCGGCGCTGGCGACACAGATGCTAGCGAGTGGGTTTACCTAGTGGCTGTGGCGGCGGTCTCGGCGATCTCCGGTGCATTGCTAGGCTACCTGTCCGGGTCCAGGAGGAAGGCATCAGCCTCGGAAATGTGGTGA
- a CDS encoding GTP-dependent dephospho-CoA kinase family protein translates to MRGLLSRGPEDVVRGSEPKETMKETLRRLKDCDKLIAVGDLVCYSLIANGVTPDICVIDGKTKRTCGAPGIEEGRFSKVLKSWNPPGHITYASLRILRKAVAALRNDEKVLVRISGEEDLLALPLIISSPEGSCVIVGMPNVGVGYMRIDEGVKKRVKEIMERFTTVDLKRVERG, encoded by the coding sequence CCTCCTCAGCAGGGGTCCTGAAGACGTAGTCAGAGGGAGTGAGCCTAAGGAAACCATGAAGGAGACGCTGAGAAGATTGAAGGATTGCGATAAGTTGATAGCCGTCGGGGATCTGGTGTGTTACTCACTGATAGCTAATGGTGTGACTCCCGACATATGCGTGATCGATGGGAAGACTAAGAGGACGTGCGGAGCGCCAGGGATAGAGGAGGGGCGATTCAGTAAGGTATTGAAGTCCTGGAACCCCCCAGGCCACATAACTTACGCCTCATTAAGGATCCTGAGGAAGGCTGTGGCCGCGTTGAGGAACGACGAGAAGGTTCTGGTGAGGATTTCTGGTGAGGAGGACCTCCTAGCGCTTCCGTTGATAATTAGTTCGCCTGAGGGAAGCTGCGTAATCGTGGGGATGCCCAATGTCGGCGTCGGCTACATGAGGATCGACGAGGGGGTCAAGAAAAGAGTGAAAGAGATAATGGAGAGATTCACCACTGTCGACTTGAAACGTGTGGAGCGAGGGTAA